In one Candidatus Methylacidiphilales bacterium genomic region, the following are encoded:
- a CDS encoding OmpA family protein, with protein MESVQNTPIRFIIPRGGLGGVIFWLFLTTVLAFSTLYFYLQTVVSENVKRFETDEGGLLQQENARLRMQIDRMQSEIAQTGSLLRSQELLLKQREQNLENVRTEYQRLMIAQTAFDNQAAAWEEELSARLKAFVERGDVEFVREKGRFVVRIFSAVLFAPGDVGVKAEGLELLSQAAEVLRAAARDYDLSIEGHTDNMPVLDALIRRFPTNWELSVGRAVSVLRVFLEGHGYDGKHLIAVGYGDSRPIAPNTTRDERAKNRRVELVVRFKNPPNERRVESQDETPTQAEHKVPASGEER; from the coding sequence ATGGAAAGCGTTCAAAATACGCCGATCCGATTTATTATTCCTCGGGGTGGGTTGGGGGGGGTGATTTTTTGGTTGTTTTTGACGACGGTGCTGGCTTTTTCGACGCTTTATTTTTACTTACAGACGGTGGTGAGTGAAAACGTGAAGCGATTCGAGACGGACGAGGGTGGCCTTTTGCAGCAGGAGAATGCTAGGCTACGTATGCAAATTGATCGGATGCAGTCGGAGATTGCTCAGACAGGGAGCTTGTTGCGTTCTCAGGAATTGTTGCTGAAGCAGCGCGAGCAAAATTTGGAAAATGTGCGGACAGAATATCAACGGCTGATGATTGCTCAGACTGCCTTTGATAACCAAGCTGCAGCTTGGGAGGAGGAGTTAAGCGCACGCCTCAAGGCATTCGTAGAGCGTGGTGATGTTGAGTTTGTGCGGGAGAAGGGGCGTTTTGTTGTTCGTATATTTAGCGCTGTGCTTTTTGCGCCAGGGGATGTGGGCGTGAAGGCTGAGGGATTGGAGTTACTTTCTCAGGCAGCCGAGGTTTTGCGGGCGGCGGCTCGCGACTATGATTTAAGCATTGAGGGGCATACTGATAATATGCCGGTGCTCGATGCCTTGATCCGTAGGTTTCCTACGAATTGGGAGTTATCAGTGGGCCGCGCAGTGAGTGTGCTTCGCGTTTTTCTTGAAGGGCACGGATACGATGGGAAGCATCTGATCGCTGTGGGATATGGCGACTCGAGGCCGATCGCACCCAATACTACACGGGATGAGCGCGCTAAAAATCGCCGTGTGGAGCTTGTGGTGCGTTTCAAAAATCCACCGAATGAACGTCGCGTGGAATCTCAAGATGAGACGCCGACTCAAGCGGAACATAAAGTCCCTGCATCAGGGGAAGAAAGGTAA